In Candidatus Polarisedimenticolia bacterium, the sequence CTCGATGGTCCTCGATGCCCTGGCGACCGCCCCGGACAAGGGCATTCCGCAGGAGCTCCTTGCCAAAGCCGAGTGCGTCCTGATCTTCCCCAACGTCGTGAAGGGCGCGTTCGTGGTCGGCGGCAAGGCCGGCAAGGGCGTCGGTTCCTGCCGGCAGGCCGACGGCTCCATGAGCGCCCCGGCGATGTATGAAATCGGCGGCGCCAGCATCGGCTTCCAGTTCGGCGGATCGTCCACCGACTTCGTCCTGCTGGTCATGAACAAGGAAGGGATCAATTACCTCCTGAAGGACAAGTTCACGATCGGCGGCGAAGCTTCGGCGACCGCCGGCCCGGTGGGACGCACCGCCAGCGCGAATACCGACGCCATGCTGCAGGCCGGCATGCTCTCCTGGTCCCGCTCGAAGGGCCTGTTTGCCGGGGCCTCGCTCGACGGCGCGGTCGTGAAGCCCGACAAGGAAGCCAACCACGATCTGTACGGCCGCGATATCAGCGGCAAAGAGATCCTGGTCGATTCGACGGTCAGCACCCCCTCGCCCGCCCAGCCCTTGATGCAGTCGATCAAGAAGAACATGAACGCGGCGGCGGCGAAGGAAGCTACCGAAGGCTAGCCTTCAGGCTAGGCCTTTTGTCCGATAGCAGCCAGGCGGGGCTGGGGAGCTGCGGCTCCCCAGCCTGGCCCGGCTCGAAAGACCCGCAACTCCCTCGAGCAAGCGCCCTCTCCGGGAACCCACCCCCCGCGCTGCGCACCTGGCAAAAATAGATGTGAAGCTCGCCGGCGATCCGGAGAGCTCGCTGATTCTTCCGAGAATCGCATCTCAACCAAGCTGCCCTACGAATCGCAAGGAGCCATCGCAATGAAGCAATTTCGACGCACCCCCCTCGTGACGGCCGCCGCAGTCCTGGCACTCGGCGTCTGGGGCTGCAGCACCGGCACCGGCACCACGCGCGAGGAGGCCCGCGAAGCGGCGGCCGACGCGCAGAAGTCTGACGTGGCCGACGCCACGGCGCGCAACGACGCCAAGGACCCGGGAACCGTCCAGCCCGACAACACGGCGCGCAACGCCGATCCCAATTACGCTGCGAACCCGCCCTTCGATCAGGGATCCAGCGAGGCGGACACCACCATCACCCAGAGGATCCGCCAGGCGGTCATGGACGACCAGGTGCTTTCGACCAGCGCCCATAACGTGAAGATCATCACCAACGCCGGCAGGGTCGTTCTCATGGGCCCCGTCATGAGCGAGGCGGAGCGTGCCCGCATCGAGCAGATCGCCGTCGGCATCGCCAAACAGGGGAACGTGCAGAACATGCTCGAAGTGAAAGCCGAGCAGCCGAGGTAACCAAGACCCTTCACTCAATGCAGCATTTCAAGAAAGGATACGTGCAACATGGCTTCCAACAATGCCGTCTTCTGTCTCGCCAAGAGCGAGTCGCAAGCCGATGAGATCGTCACGAAACTGAAGGACAGCGGCTTCTCGGCGAACGACATCTCCGTGCTGTTCGCGGACAAGTCGGGCACCAAGGACTTTGCCCACGTGCACAACACCAAGGCCCCCGAGGGCGCGGCCACCGGCGCGGGCGTCGGCGGCGTGGTGGGCGGCACGTTCGGCTGGCTCGTCGGCATCGGCTCGCTGGCCATCCCCGGCCTCGGCCCGTTCATCGCGGCCGGCCCCATCATGGCGGCCCTGAGCGGCGCGGCCATCGGCGCAACCGCCGGCGGGCTGACCGGAGGACTGGTCGGTCTGGGGATCCCCGAGTACGAGGCGAAGCGCTACGAGAGCAAGCTGAAGGAAGGCAACATCCTGATCTCGGTGCACTCGGACAACAAGGACGAGACCAAGCGCGCCAAGGACATCTTCACCACCTGCGAAGCCGAAGGCATCGCCAGCGGCGATGAGGCGAAGGTCAAGGACGCGAAGAAGGACACCACGACTCGCGATCGCGACCTTCCCAAGTACAGCGTTCAGTAGAGCTGCCCACGGACCCCATGGCGCCGGGACCTCGATGACCAGCGAGCCCGGCGCCGTGCTCTCCGTGCGAGGCTGAACCGGCCCTCCTCCCCTGCCGCCGGAGGGCCACCCAGAAAGGCCGCCTCCGATGACCAACCTGTTGAAGATCGAAAACCTCTCCCGCTACAAAGACTTCGCCCGGCTCTGGATCAAATACGGCGGCAAGGGAATCCTCGCCGGCTCGCGCTACGACGATGCCTTCGAGCTGAAATTCGACACCCCGGAAGCCTCCCCGGCAGGATCGGCCGCGCCCTCCAGCGCCGGCCCCCAACCCGTCGACGATCTCGCCGCCAAGGGCAAGCAGCTCGCCGCCGACCTCGAGGCGATGGGTCCGACATATATAAAGGTAGGCCAGTTCCTCTCGCAGCGCCCCGACCTCCTC encodes:
- a CDS encoding lipid-binding SYLF domain-containing protein; translation: MRKLSIALSLVVLMALSGVVASADDKKTATGMDKKDTKTLSEASMVLDALATAPDKGIPQELLAKAECVLIFPNVVKGAFVVGGKAGKGVGSCRQADGSMSAPAMYEIGGASIGFQFGGSSTDFVLLVMNKEGINYLLKDKFTIGGEASATAGPVGRTASANTDAMLQAGMLSWSRSKGLFAGASLDGAVVKPDKEANHDLYGRDISGKEILVDSTVSTPSPAQPLMQSIKKNMNAAAAKEATEG
- a CDS encoding BON domain-containing protein, which produces MKQFRRTPLVTAAAVLALGVWGCSTGTGTTREEAREAAADAQKSDVADATARNDAKDPGTVQPDNTARNADPNYAANPPFDQGSSEADTTITQRIRQAVMDDQVLSTSAHNVKIITNAGRVVLMGPVMSEAERARIEQIAVGIAKQGNVQNMLEVKAEQPR
- a CDS encoding DUF3341 domain-containing protein, coding for MASNNAVFCLAKSESQADEIVTKLKDSGFSANDISVLFADKSGTKDFAHVHNTKAPEGAATGAGVGGVVGGTFGWLVGIGSLAIPGLGPFIAAGPIMAALSGAAIGATAGGLTGGLVGLGIPEYEAKRYESKLKEGNILISVHSDNKDETKRAKDIFTTCEAEGIASGDEAKVKDAKKDTTTRDRDLPKYSVQ